In Balaenoptera ricei isolate mBalRic1 chromosome 4, mBalRic1.hap2, whole genome shotgun sequence, the following are encoded in one genomic region:
- the LOC132364450 gene encoding keratin-associated protein 19-3-like translates to MSYYSNYYGGLSYGYGGFGGLGYGYGCGCGSFCRLGHGCGFRGYGCDSGYGSFGYGCHRYPFFYGRYGFSSFC, encoded by the coding sequence ATGAGCTACTACAGCAACTACTACGGAGGCCTGAGCTATGGCTATGGCGGCTTTGGTGGACTGGGGTATGGCTATGGTTGTGGATGTGGAAGCTTCTGCAGACTGGGCCATGGCTGTGGCTTCAGAGGCTATGGATGTGACTCTGGTTATGGAAGCTTTGGATATGGCTGCCATCGCTACCCATTCTTCTATGGAAGATATGGATTTTCTAGCTTCTGTTGA